GCATCGACGCTCAGCAGGGAGGCCGGTTGGAGTTTTTCGATTATCCCGTACGTTGCGAGGTGCTCCCCAACTATGTAGGCGTTGTCCAGGGGTATGCGCTCGGAGAGGAGCTCAACCCTGCTGGACTCGACTATCATGTAGTCTTCAAGAAGCTTGTTCCTCCTGAGAAGCTGCAGAACGTAGAGAACACCGTCCCTGTTGGGTTTCTCGCCGAAGGGGATGAAGGTTACCATTGATTCCACCCATCGGGAGTTGCCGCTTCACTTTTTAAACCTTGGTGGAAATGATTGACATAATTTTGTTAAATTTTGACGCCAAAGTTTAAAAAGTAGCCCCATAAGATTAAAACGAAAACTCCTTGGAGGCGAGGGGATGATACTTCAGGTCGCTCTTGACTTGACTGACATTGAACAGGCCATTTCTATCGCGGAGAAGGCCGCCCGTGGCGGTGCCCACTGGCTGGAGGTCGGAACGCCGCTCATCAAGAAGGAGGGCATGCGCGCGGTTGAGCTTCTCAAGAGACGCTTCCCGGACAGAAAGATCGTCGCCGACCTTAAGACCATGGACACGGGGGCTCTGGAGGTCGAAATGGCAGCAAGACACGGTGCCGATGTCGTTTCTATTCTCGGTGTCGCCGATGACAAGACGATAAAGGATGCCGTCGAGGTTGCAAGGCGCTATGGAATCAGGGTCATGGTTGATCTAATAGGCGTTAAGGACAAGGTCAAAAGGGCCAAGGAACTTGAAAAGATGGGCGTTCACTACATCCTCGTCCATACGGGCATAGACGAACAGGTTCAGGGCAAAAGCCCGCTGGAAGACCTCGAAAAGGTCGTCAAAGCCGTCAGCGTTCCGGTTGCGGTCGCTGGCGGACTGAACCTTGAGACGATCCCGAAGGTCATCGAGCTGGGCGCCACCATCATCATAGTCGGCGGTGCCATAACCAAGGCAGAGAACCCCGAGGAAGTCACCAGGAAGATAATCGACCTCTTCTGGGGAGAGTACATGATGACGATAAGGAAGGCCATGACCGACATAGTCGACCACATAGGCAACGTCGCGGAGAAGCTCAAGATAGAGCAGGTTCGCGGCTTCGTCGATGCCATGATTGGGGCGAACAAGATATTCATCTACGGCGCTGGAAGGAGCGGCCTCGTGGGCAAGGCCTTCGCGATGAGACTCATGCACCTTGACTTCAACGTTTACGTCGTCGGTGAGACCATAACGCCAGCCTTCGAGCCAGGTGACCTCCTCATAGCCATCAGCGGTTCCGGTGAGACCAACAGCATCGTCGATGCCGCTGAGATAGCCCGCAAACAGGGGGGTAAAGTGGTCGCGATAACCTCCTATGCCAACTCGACCCTAGGAAAGCTCGCCGACGTGGTCGTTGAGATACCCGGAAGGGCCAAGACCGACATCCCGACGGATTACATAGCACGCCAAATGCTCACCAAGTACAAGTGGATAGCACCGATGGGCACTCTATTTGAGGACTCCACTATGATATTCCTTGACGGCATCATAGCCCTCCTCATGGCCACCTTCCAGAAGACCGAAAAGGATATGAAGAAGAAGCATGCGACCCTTGAGTAAGGGGTCGCCATGCAGTCTTTTACCCATCTTTTTGTTGGAATAGGGAACACGGGAGCGCGGATAGTCAACAGCATAACGGCCGACGGTGTGGTCAAGGTAACCGTGAATCCCGCGTACTACCTTCTCCCCCACTCCGGCAGATACGAGGAGCGGCTCAGGAACTTCTTTTCCAGCCTCCCCGAAAACACTTTCCTCTGGCTGGTCTTCGATGACAAGGACATAAACCACGAGCTCAGAGAAATAATAATCGACAGCGTCCCCAATGACACGATAAAACTCGCATACGTTTTGACGCCCAGGAAGGAACTCGTCGTTGAGGAGAAGCCCCAGTGGGCCTCGGACTTTGAGACGGTGTTCTATGATTCCCTCTGGGACTTCTTCGAGGACGAGAACGCCTCCCTGTCAACGGCGTTTGAGGAGGCATCGAAAAACATCGCCGCCATGTTCTCCAGGCTATACTACTACCTTGAGACTCAGATGCTCGTCAACATAGACTACGCCGACCTGTTCAACATGATCCGCGGTGGCAACGTCGGAATCCTCCGCCTCCTCAGGGAGGTTGACTTCGGATGGCACTGGGGCATCTGGGACAGGGGGCTTGTGGGAATCCTCGTCGGTAGGGAGTTCCCCTTGAAAGACGCCCATGGAATACTCGGGAACTTCCAGGAGATACTGGCAGAGAAGGACATTATCTGGGGCGTCGTGATGGACGATAGCCTCACCAGAGAGGTCGAGATACTGGCACTCCTGGTCAAGAGGTGGTAAAATGAAGGCGGTTCTCTTCGATATAGACGGGACGATACTAACGGAAATGCCGCTCATTCAGCTCTTCCTTCCCCAGGTTTATGACAAGCTCTCCAGGAAGTTTGGAATCAGCAGGGACGAGGCCAGGGCACAGTTCCTGAACGAGATCTTTGGAAGGCGGGACACTTACGACTGGCACGACTGGAACTTCTTCTTCAAGCTCTTCGACCTGGATCTGAAGTATGAGGAACTGCTGAGGGCATATCCCCACAAGGTTCATGTTTACCCCGATACTCTGCCGACCCTGAAATGGCTCAAGGAGGCCGGGTACAAGCTCGGTGTTGTAACGAGCGGCCCGGAATACCAGCGGCTGAAGCTCAGGCTCGCTGGACTGCTGGACTACTTTGATGTCGTCGTTACCCGGGACGACGTCAACGCCATAAAGCCCGAACCCAGGATATTCCTCTACGCCGTTGAGAGCCTCGGCGTTGAGC
This portion of the Thermococcus sp. genome encodes:
- the hxlAB gene encoding bifunctional 3-hexulose-6-phosphate synthase/6-phospho-3-hexuloisomerase produces the protein MILQVALDLTDIEQAISIAEKAARGGAHWLEVGTPLIKKEGMRAVELLKRRFPDRKIVADLKTMDTGALEVEMAARHGADVVSILGVADDKTIKDAVEVARRYGIRVMVDLIGVKDKVKRAKELEKMGVHYILVHTGIDEQVQGKSPLEDLEKVVKAVSVPVAVAGGLNLETIPKVIELGATIIIVGGAITKAENPEEVTRKIIDLFWGEYMMTIRKAMTDIVDHIGNVAEKLKIEQVRGFVDAMIGANKIFIYGAGRSGLVGKAFAMRLMHLDFNVYVVGETITPAFEPGDLLIAISGSGETNSIVDAAEIARKQGGKVVAITSYANSTLGKLADVVVEIPGRAKTDIPTDYIARQMLTKYKWIAPMGTLFEDSTMIFLDGIIALLMATFQKTEKDMKKKHATLE
- a CDS encoding HAD family hydrolase, which translates into the protein MKAVLFDIDGTILTEMPLIQLFLPQVYDKLSRKFGISRDEARAQFLNEIFGRRDTYDWHDWNFFFKLFDLDLKYEELLRAYPHKVHVYPDTLPTLKWLKEAGYKLGVVTSGPEYQRLKLRLAGLLDYFDVVVTRDDVNAIKPEPRIFLYAVESLGVEPSEAIMVGDSLGQDVYGAKNVGMTAVWINREGEKGYNMADYEIRTLHELRKILGGWE